The following proteins come from a genomic window of Methanococcoides sp. AM1:
- a CDS encoding pyruvate kinase alpha/beta domain-containing protein, translating into MERSIQYFDDVGKQNTDDVVKVAAERAEELGIKHIVLSSTEGYTALKMAEEVKGKGINIIAITHQYGLREDGNWEMDEDNLKKLQDMGVLVTTQSHMFSGVERAISKRLGGASRADVISDTLRAVFGKGFKVALEVVMMAADSGHIPVSKDIEVIAIGGTRQGADVALVVRPAHSQNFFDMQVREILAMPRAKEEPK; encoded by the coding sequence ATGGAGAGATCTATACAATATTTCGATGATGTCGGCAAACAGAACACCGATGATGTTGTGAAGGTAGCTGCTGAAAGAGCAGAAGAACTGGGGATAAAACATATTGTTCTTTCAAGTACTGAAGGTTATACAGCCCTGAAAATGGCAGAAGAGGTAAAGGGGAAAGGCATAAACATCATTGCCATAACCCACCAGTACGGACTCCGGGAGGATGGAAACTGGGAAATGGACGAAGATAACCTGAAGAAACTTCAAGACATGGGCGTTCTGGTCACCACACAATCACATATGTTCTCAGGAGTGGAACGTGCGATCTCAAAGAGGCTGGGTGGTGCAAGCCGTGCAGATGTTATCTCTGACACACTTCGCGCAGTCTTCGGAAAAGGTTTCAAGGTCGCCCTGGAAGTCGTGATGATGGCTGCAGATTCAGGCCATATACCTGTCTCAAAGGATATCGAAGTGATAGCTATCGGAGGAACACGTCAGGGTGCCGATGTGGCGCTTGTGGTGAGACCAGCACATTCACAGAACTTCTTTGACATGCAGGTTCGCGAGATCCTTGCAATGCCACGTGCAAAAGAAGAACCAAAATAA
- a CDS encoding proteasome assembly chaperone family protein, translated as MSETDDYEAIDVEIITKPVRSKEPILIEGFPGIGLVGNIASQQIIEELDMEYIGSIESRYFPPIAVLYEGLVNMPVRIYESEEHNIVMVVSDIPINPSVSYDVSKALVGWAKSVGVKEVISIAGIATMGDDNKVFGAATNEEMLERIKGKVEIFQMGTISGISGSVMAECFMHGLPAISLLGATKTQNPDPRAAAVVVDVLNSMYGFSIDTEDLIEQAEKIEVEMQKLAEDVRTSEQSTTPRKEFPMYG; from the coding sequence TTGTCAGAAACAGATGATTATGAGGCGATCGATGTAGAGATCATAACAAAGCCTGTAAGATCAAAAGAGCCAATATTGATCGAGGGTTTTCCAGGAATAGGTCTTGTAGGCAATATTGCCAGCCAGCAAATTATTGAGGAACTGGACATGGAATATATTGGGTCCATTGAATCCAGATATTTCCCTCCTATAGCTGTTCTCTACGAGGGTCTTGTCAACATGCCGGTCCGGATATACGAGAGTGAGGAACATAATATTGTGATGGTGGTTTCTGATATCCCTATCAATCCTTCAGTTTCCTATGATGTCAGCAAGGCCCTGGTTGGATGGGCTAAATCTGTGGGTGTAAAAGAGGTTATCTCTATCGCAGGCATTGCTACTATGGGAGATGATAACAAGGTCTTTGGTGCAGCTACCAATGAGGAAATGCTTGAAAGGATCAAAGGAAAGGTAGAGATCTTCCAGATGGGTACGATCTCAGGTATTTCCGGCAGTGTAATGGCAGAATGTTTCATGCATGGCCTGCCTGCCATAAGCCTTCTTGGTGCAACCAAGACCCAGAATCCGGATCCTCGGGCAGCAGCAGTAGTTGTAGATGTTCTGAATTCTATGTATGGATTTTCTATAGATACGGAGGATCTTATTGAGCAGGCAGAGAAGATCGAAGTTGAAATGCAGAAGCTTGCTGAAGATGTTCGCACAAGTGAACAGTCGACAACGCCAAGAAAAGAGTTCCCAATGTACGGGTGA
- a CDS encoding DUF473 domain-containing protein, with the protein MEYVALTGISDSAISELKNHQLRTIEIRTPQNFFTALNVNVGDSVFLTHTTIQDLTRGSTGIIAKVIKHHLSTHRTIAGNDMFFEEHETMMIRLQLQTKGTARISKVLSNEIGKETRVVAEDMCFYEAR; encoded by the coding sequence ATGGAATACGTGGCACTTACGGGTATATCGGATTCAGCTATCTCTGAGCTGAAGAACCATCAGTTGCGCACGATCGAGATACGTACACCTCAGAATTTCTTCACAGCTTTAAATGTGAACGTGGGTGATAGTGTATTTCTTACTCACACGACCATACAGGATCTTACGCGTGGAAGCACGGGGATCATTGCAAAAGTGATAAAGCATCATTTGTCAACACACAGGACAATAGCTGGAAATGACATGTTCTTCGAAGAACATGAGACCATGATGATACGCCTTCAACTGCAAACCAAGGGTACTGCCCGCATAAGTAAGGTGCTTTCCAACGAAATTGGTAAAGAGACTCGTGTGGTAGCTGAGGACATGTGCTTCTATGAAGCACGTTAA
- a CDS encoding DUF169 domain-containing protein: MFTEIAKLMDKGEPVCVTFEKGNSGKEYDFLYCELITKAREGEVFLASSQCCPPGKYVLGVSEDKPDNYYLKSGRYIDEKTASKAASFLPRVKREYDHIKIEPLSKNNGHFDVMILYLIPEKAMRMVQAMVYNDGERLCIDTFGAASICGDCTAHAYEKGIGLSYGCKGSRKHSDYSDNEIPVGIRFDKAEKIETGLRNIPETRN; encoded by the coding sequence ATGTTCACAGAGATCGCAAAGCTCATGGACAAAGGTGAGCCTGTCTGCGTAACCTTTGAAAAAGGAAATTCAGGAAAGGAATATGACTTCCTGTACTGTGAACTTATTACAAAAGCACGTGAAGGAGAGGTATTCCTTGCCTCTTCCCAATGTTGCCCTCCCGGAAAATACGTTCTCGGAGTTTCGGAAGACAAGCCGGATAATTATTATCTCAAGTCCGGCCGCTACATTGATGAAAAAACTGCCAGCAAGGCAGCCTCTTTCCTTCCAAGGGTCAAACGGGAGTATGACCACATAAAGATCGAGCCATTGTCAAAGAACAATGGTCACTTTGATGTGATGATACTCTACCTGATACCTGAGAAAGCTATGAGAATGGTTCAGGCGATGGTATATAACGATGGAGAGCGTTTATGCATCGACACCTTCGGTGCAGCTTCCATATGTGGAGACTGTACAGCCCATGCATATGAAAAAGGGATTGGGTTATCCTATGGCTGTAAAGGTTCCCGCAAGCACAGTGACTATAGTGATAATGAGATACCCGTAGGTATACGCTTTGACAAAGCAGAAAAAATAGAAACGGGATTAAGGAATATCCCTGAAACCAGAAACTGA
- the sepS gene encoding O-phosphoserine--tRNA ligase — MKFDPEAIRKATKEDFDATWKSGKDLVHRSGLNQQYPHTSFNFGKAHPVYDTISKLREAYMRMGFDEMMNPLIVDEREVHKQFGHEALAVLDRCFYLAGLPRPNVGISDQRIATIKEMLGGIDDEGIETIRKVLHSYKKGEVEGDDLVPEIALKLDVSDALVVEMIDQVFPEFKELTPQATRKTLRSHMTSGWFLSLAGILERARPPFHFFSIDRAFRREQQEDASRLMTYYTASCVIMDEDVTVDHGKAVAQGLLSQFGFEKFLFRPDEKRSKYYVPDTQIEVFAYHPKLVGSNTKYSDGWIEIATFGIYSPTALSEYDIPYPVMNLGLGVERLAMILHDSTDLRAMTYPQIPQYSEWTLKDGELATMIFVDKLPETTEGQEIMDSIVEQCELHSSEPSPCEFAAWEGSINGKKVKVSVVEPEEDTKLCGPATFNEVIAYENDILGLPNNKKWKKAFENHSARTGVRFLDAFAAQAAREIEEAVESGESTVETRVRIVKVPSEINIKLDPLAQRYITGKNKKIDIRGPVFTTVRAEIE; from the coding sequence ATGAAATTCGATCCTGAAGCCATAAGGAAAGCAACCAAAGAAGACTTTGATGCTACATGGAAAAGTGGGAAGGACCTTGTACACAGATCAGGTCTGAACCAGCAGTACCCACACACATCATTCAATTTCGGAAAAGCACATCCGGTCTACGATACGATATCAAAGCTCAGAGAAGCCTACATGCGCATGGGCTTTGATGAGATGATGAATCCACTCATTGTGGATGAACGTGAAGTTCACAAACAGTTCGGCCACGAAGCACTGGCAGTCCTTGACCGCTGTTTCTACCTGGCAGGATTACCAAGACCAAACGTAGGGATATCCGACCAGAGGATCGCAACAATAAAAGAGATGCTTGGAGGCATTGATGATGAAGGTATAGAGACCATCAGGAAAGTTCTCCATTCATACAAGAAAGGAGAAGTTGAAGGAGATGACCTTGTTCCTGAGATCGCTCTAAAGCTTGATGTCTCAGATGCACTTGTTGTGGAAATGATCGACCAGGTCTTCCCGGAGTTCAAGGAACTTACCCCCCAGGCCACCAGGAAAACACTTCGAAGCCACATGACATCCGGATGGTTCCTTTCCCTTGCAGGCATACTGGAACGTGCAAGACCACCATTCCACTTTTTCTCAATTGACCGTGCATTCAGAAGAGAACAGCAGGAAGATGCATCAAGGCTCATGACCTACTACACCGCTTCATGTGTTATCATGGACGAAGATGTCACCGTGGATCATGGAAAAGCAGTTGCACAGGGACTTCTTTCCCAGTTCGGTTTCGAAAAGTTCCTTTTCAGGCCTGATGAGAAGAGAAGCAAATATTATGTTCCTGACACACAGATAGAAGTATTTGCATACCACCCAAAACTCGTGGGCTCAAATACAAAATACTCCGATGGATGGATAGAGATCGCAACCTTTGGAATTTACTCACCAACCGCCCTTTCAGAGTACGATATACCATACCCGGTCATGAATCTCGGACTTGGTGTTGAAAGGCTCGCCATGATCCTCCACGACTCCACCGACCTGCGTGCAATGACATATCCACAGATCCCACAGTATTCCGAATGGACATTGAAGGATGGAGAACTGGCAACGATGATATTTGTGGACAAGTTGCCTGAAACCACCGAAGGTCAGGAGATCATGGACAGCATCGTTGAACAATGCGAACTCCACTCATCAGAACCAAGCCCATGCGAATTTGCTGCCTGGGAAGGATCGATCAACGGAAAGAAGGTGAAGGTGTCCGTAGTGGAGCCTGAAGAAGACACAAAGCTCTGCGGACCGGCAACATTCAATGAAGTGATTGCCTATGAGAATGACATTCTGGGACTCCCAAACAACAAGAAGTGGAAAAAGGCTTTCGAGAACCACTCTGCAAGAACAGGTGTCCGATTCCTTGATGCTTTTGCTGCACAGGCAGCCCGGGAGATCGAAGAAGCCGTTGAAAGCGGTGAAAGTACAGTAGAGACCCGTGTTAGAATAGTAAAGGTACCATCCGAGATCAACATAAAACTTGACCCGCTTGCCCAGAGATATATCACAGGCAAGAACAAGAAGATCGATATCCGCGGACCGGTCTTCACAACGGTCAGGGCAGAGATCGAATAA